From Solea senegalensis isolate Sse05_10M linkage group LG19, IFAPA_SoseM_1, whole genome shotgun sequence, the proteins below share one genomic window:
- the smg1 gene encoding serine/threonine-protein kinase SMG1 isoform X2 — protein sequence MYGQTRVDSVSSSQDGVKSSTFASGLLYDGLPSSCSEQPAVASDANTAADQHQEEGGYEAGQGVCDTAFGWKSLVQELRPNDVTTDLTPFQHGNRALASKDMRKSQDRGAHSEESRLANLLRRVSREDDRDRRLVTLKQLKEFISHGESKVTLVKQLDAILSILNDILNESSKLLWELRQDAAACLGILCTVLGYEAERIFKWLFLKFTSSSRDEVKLLYLMAAQRALEAAGERKAFSHVMQLVMSNLQSILENVDTPELLCQSVKCILQVARCYPHVFSTNFRDTVDILVGWHIDHTQKHSLTQQVSGWLQSLEQFWVADLTFSTTLLGQFLEDMEAYAEDLSHVASGEVVDEDIPPPSVSLPKLAALLRVFSTVVRSIGERFSPFRGAPITEVYVTDVLNRVLACVSMAKQVQFSEAVLTAGNECVGVLLASVEPCGHLMDAVLAYGLDQLDCCQACGTDYSLAVLSLLTMIVDQINTKLPVFFVEKLLAPDSKLLQLRFHREKEVMTAVHSVYQALLGLKNIPTLEAAYKMVLGEMVCALSSLMLDLEPAERQPLADGLYNTIQHPAFASLNLPVEKAQYTLIFNLSTLTTIGNTKNSLIGMWALSPTVFTLLSHNLKLIHSELAVYFPAVQYAVLYTLFSHCTRHDHFISSSLSSSSPSLFDGAVISTVTTATKKHFSTLLSLLGGLLTKEELYPEARKLLLTWAQEISVLMKKSDTYSPLFSLPSFNKFCRGLLSNALNEDQSICLQTCHSLQVLSSSLSTELLQRCLDVCRVQLVHSAVRVRQAYGKLLRTIPLDVALSNHCHPEMREISVAIRHHMNQAPSSTFHPQDFSDLISFILYGVLHRGGKDPWMERLYFSCQRLEKRDARGGSDVSRPDVVPRALLKTEVVLWQWAVWEAAQFTVLSKLRTPLGRAQDTFQTIEGIIRSLAAHSLNPEQEVGAWAGVGSDSDGHHSNQLRLALLLQYLENLEKLMYNAYEGCANALTAPPKGIRTFFYTNRQTCQDWLTRIRLALMRVGLLSGQPAVTVRHGFDLLTEIKYSSTQIPEVEVPLMLLVEALCELHCPEAIQGLTAWSLSTTGRSLGWLSSVALQAEGRFEKAALEYQDQLSAATGMTCSIKNSSNTSSPKHNNGDSRKTVLLKSSECSPEVINFLANNVCQCYVALCDWASVKEWQATINSLKQNSTSPVNINLRTDFNYIQALSRFEDGDLAECGAQLELLPGEDYSSLSSKDKLDLKRLLPSMSPDPTELHRAIEVQLLRTAVSAMTKASQQQEHKTSANPDTLVRCLKQTGRICLGPLRLSTLTLSDSLPTLPTLQLHCTATLENSLTGQEDCVIPLSSEVLNSCKQQDVQPFLQALRYTMFQRQLLHQLKGYSSSMDGHLVELCLTAVKFARKKGNIALASRLLSQCTDGTREDNQPDDLSQAFRRLSLDGMLAEKWGAELQIEKAKVLRTAGQSMAAMEMLSGAALSYCHVEKNEGAACRSLLTLCKWLLADWKDMASQLKQVVKKSGTVNSSNAVSSMSTLSRNISALLEFPLEDHGIPHIISETSVSVGVGEPDFVLGQIYQLSTSLAPEVAKSWAALASWAYRWGRKVVDNASQGEGLPLLPVEKKEVEELLPETTSEEDKETILSILGQAMCRPTGIQDEDMALQQEDDEDDMVDIIARQLTASCPWLVDAGQPVTDGLIRVWRQVVDRIFGLYQVSCQAYFTFLKLNAGQVPIDEDDPKLLLSCHNSKQSNDDVIVMATLRLLRLLVKHAGELREGLELGLASTPTAPWRGIIPQLFSRLNHPEAYIRQSICSLLCRVAQDSPHLILYPAIVGSLSLGGEAQSAGSKLPSALPTFLGSMQGEEEEEEEEEEEEEQSEGVGQEGAPEDLSTYCSNQDQAMMQHCYSQIVEKLSLASPTMVLQVQQLVAELRRVTLLWDELWLGVLQQQHMHVLRRIQQLEDEVKRVQNNNTLRRDEKIAIMREKHSALMRPVVFALDHVCSITAAPAETPHETWFQQTYGDAITSALERLRNPANPANPASSWLPFKQIMMSLQQRAQKRASYLLHLSEISPRLSSMNTTEIALPGEVSASDAVTIQSVGNTITILPTKTKPKKLFFQGSDGHKYPYLFKGLEDLHLDERIMQFLSIVNTMFTKINQQEQPHFHARHYSVTPLGTRSGLIQWVDGATPLFGLYKRWQQREAVLQAQKAQDSVQQQPVPPVPRPSELYYSRIGPALKAVGLSLDVTRRDWPLSVMKEVLKELMDSTPSNLLAKELWCSCTTPSEWWRVTQSYARSTAVMSMVGYIIGLGDRHLDNVLIDMSTGEVVHIDYNVCFEKGKSLRVPEKVPFRMTHNIETALGVTGVEGIFRLSCEQVVQMMRRGRETLLTLLEAFVYDPLVDWTAGGEVGFAGAVYGGGGGQQADSKQSKRDMERDITRSLFSSRVAEIKVNWFKNRDEMLAVLPQVEEAVEEYLVLQELLFQGEKLQGKLQEEIAFLEGAENHPDHLILTLEQRYSEHTQLQSRQRTVQDAIQSKLADLDQWISQYQAAFTNLEATQLASLLQDISSPIDLGPPSYVPATAFLQNAGQAHLISQCESLEAELSSLLQQRRGALHGCLEQLHSYATVALLYPRAMLLHHRVHQWKTWLEELLRDMTVEHCQHVYRQYESLFAPQLPAASCQFLSSMELTLQHHVADTNECVVHQADRLKAEGTTAADCEEQLQEIEHCITVFLRENGEQGSLSLAGVLTSALSTLCRRNLVMEGAAASAGQKLVDLTSRDGAWFLEELCSMIGNVSALTTLLQRCPLLPHDLDLPAPSATAQAMYLANAVYTCLQELNTNFRQIIFPEALHCMIKGEPTLESMLAELEQLVEQCSDGLGFQGLVDGLQATTGVEHDGHNPCYHISRMLRAQYSELIQPRSVDGPGQETPKMSAGQMLLVAFDGMFSQLETAFGQLTEKLSSLEVPPAWRKVDVLREARGSQLHLFDSQHQWQLMKEVFFLKRLQTIQDFFRLCSSFAQTLSGTCPSADDVLPANGPVGLGKPLYQRPSSTGSGGSGVAVVSEEQMTHPIKAFTAEFFQQMLMGLPSQALGLVICSTVSALGLDVITQVEAKDFGADSKVSLDELCKKSVEQSLSSGRVSQLLLNRATVLASSYDTAWKKLDLLRRLDAILDTAKASSQRSQLHMAMFQWQHEDVLSPNNQPVSVSIPPRSIILSNMKKKLYKLSQDEGAIVSIQEKLASLEASIEQRLKWAGGANPALAPVLQDFEMTIREKRNMVARENQRTSQVTFLCSTILNFEGLRTRSPEALNMDAALFELLKRCQQTCSYAAQFSSAVSPLELQLLHRLTPLLDLPIGSPDWLSCAQRQLVEELSVERRTQEEREQQLESCGETLQLLVDSIKTILSNHNRQLADVKHLLRAMAKDEEAALSDGEEVVYEGSVRQFLLEYKAWQDNIQLVLFTVVQASGQPRNHEQLELLEEIPVTLKELHSQSQSVYNGLVGFASPLVTDREIECASPVSAAQTSFAAAVRCSGVKTQPESMSQNARKALPRNLGTPTDTPPSTLLMNSKGLNPSPKRAVRDPKTGRAVQERNSYAVSVWKRVKAKLEGRDIDPNRRMSVTEQVDFVIKEATNMDNLAQLYEGWTAWV from the exons AGTTGACAGTGTGTCATCCAGCCAGGACGGAGTGAAGTCCAGCACGTTTGCTTCAGGACTGTTGTATGACGGCTTACCTTCCAGCTGCTCTGAACAGCCAGCAGTGGCCAGTGATGCCAACACTGCTGCGGATCAACACCAGGAAGAGG GTGGATATGAAGCTGGTCAAGGTGTCTGTGATACTGCTTTTGGTTGGAAGTCGCTGGTGCAAGAGTTGAGGCCCAATGACGTGACAACAGATTTGACTCCATTTCAGCATGGAAACCGTGCTTTAGCTTCAAAGGACATGAGGAAATCACAGG ataGAGGGGCTCACTCAGAGGAGTCCCGACTGGCCAACCTCCTGCGCCGGGTCTCCAGAGAGGACGACCGTGACCGAAGGCTGGTCACTCTCAAACAGCTGAAGGAGTTCATCAGCCATGGAGAGAGTAAAGTG ACGCTGGTCAAACAGCTGGACGCCATCCTCAGCATCTTGAATGACATTTTGAACGAGAG CAGTAAGCTACTCTGGGAGTTGCGTCAGGACGCAGCAGCTTGCCTCGGTATCCTTTGCACGGTACTCGGCTACGAGGCCGAGCGCATCTTCAAGTGGCTTTTTCTCAAGTTCACTTCAAGTAGCCGTGATGAGGTGAAGCTGTTGTACCTGATGGCAGCACAGCGAGCTCTGGAGGCTGCTGGAGAGAGGAAGGCTTTCTCTCACGTCATGCAG CTGGTGATGAGCAACCTGCAGTCCATCCTGGAGAATGTGGACACACCAGAACTGCTTTGTCAAAGTGTCAAGTGTATTCTTCAGGTGGCTCGCTGCTACCCACACGTCTTCAGTACCAACTTCAGG GACACAGTGGACATCTTGGTGGGCTGGCATATTGACCACACACAGAAGCATTCACTCACGCAGCAAGTCTCAG GCTGGTTACAGAGTCTGGAGCAGTTCTGGGTCGCAGATCTGACCTTCTCCACCACCCTGCTTGGACAGTTCCTGGAGGACATGGAGGCATATGCAGAG GATCTGAGTCATGTCGCGTCGGGCGAGGTTGTGGATGAAGACATCCCCCCTCCCTCCGTGTCACTGCCCAAGCTAGCTGCTCTTCTGAGGGTCTTCAGCACAGTGGTGCGCAGCATCGGAGAGAGATTCAGCCCCTTTAGAGGTGCACCCATAACTGAGGTCTACGTCACTGAT GTTCTGAATCGGGTTCTGGCCTGTGTGTCCATGGCGAAGCAGGTCCAGTTCTCTGAGGCCGTTCTCACTGCAGGGAacgagtgtgtgggtgtgttgctGGCCAGTGTGGAACCCTGTGGGCACCTGATGGATGCTGTCCTTGCCTATGGCCTGGACCAGCTGGACTGCTGCCAGGCCTGTGGCACAGACTACAGCCTTGCAGTGCTCAGTCTTCTTACCATG aTTGTGGACCAAATCAACACAAAGTTGCCTGTGTTCTTTGTTGAGAAGTTGTTGGCGCCGGACTCCAAGCTACTGCAGCTGCGCTTCCACCGAGAAAAAGAG GTGATGACAGCTGTTCACAGTGTGTATCAGGCTCTGTTGGGCCTGAAAAACATTCCAACTCTGGAGGCAGCTTATAAAATGGTTTTAGGTGAGATGGTGTGTGCCCTGTCCAGCCTGATGTTGGACCTGGAGCCCGCTGAGAGACAACCACTAGCAGATGGCCTGTACAACACCATTCAGCACCCTGCTTTTGCTTCCCTCAATTTACCTGTGGAAAAGGCCCAATACACCCTCATCTTTAACCTAAGCACCCTCACCACCATCGGCAACACCAAGAACTCTCTTATTGGG atGTGGGCGTTGTCCCCCACTGTCTTCACTCTTCTCAGTCACAACCTGAAGCTGATTCATTCTGAGTTAGCCGTCTACTTCCCTGCTGTCCAGTATGCTGTACTCTATACCCTATTCTCACATTGcaccag ACATGATCATTTCATCTCATCCAGCCTCTCGTCGtcttctccctccctgtttGATGGTGCCGTCATCAGCACTGTGACCACAGCGACTAAGAAACATTTCAGCACACTGCTGAGCCTTTTGGGAGGTCTCTTGACCAAGGAAGAGCTTTACCCTGAAGCGAG GAAGCTCCTGCTGACCTGGGCTCAGGAAATCTCTGTGCTCATGAAGAAGTCTGACACCTACAGCCCCCTCTTCTCCTTGCCTTCCTTTAACAAGTTCTGCAGGGGCCTGCTGTCAAACG CTCTAAATGAAGATCAGAGTATCTGCCTGCAGACCTGCCACAGTTTACAAGTGCTGTCTTCATCTCTGTCCACGGAGTTGCTGCAGAG GTGTTTGGACGTGTGCAGAGTACAGTTGGTCCACTCAGCAGTGAGGGTGAGGCAAGCCTATGGAAAGCTGCTCAGGACAATCCCTCTTgatgtggctctgag TAACCACTGTCACCCTGAAATGAGGGAGATTTCAGTGGCCATCCGCCACCACATGAACCAAGCACCTAGCAGCACCTTCCACCCCCAGGACTTCAGTGACCTCATCAGCTTCATCTTATATGGGGTCCTGCACCGTGGAGG GAAAGATCCCTGGATGGAGCGTCTGTACTTCAGCTGCCAGCGGCTGGAGAAGCGAGATGccagaggaggaagtgatgtCAGCAGGCCGGATGTGGTGCCGCGGGCTCTGTTGAAAACTGAGGTGGTGCTGTGGCAGTGGGCCGTGTGGGAGGCTGCACAGTTCACAGTCCTGTCAAAGCTGCGAACACCGCTGGGTCGAGCTCAGGACACGTTCCAGACCATTGAGG GAATAATCCGTAGTCTGGCTGCTCACAGTCTGAACCCAGAGCAGGAAGTGGGTGCGTGGGCTGGTGTTGGTAGTGACAGCGATGGTCACCATTCTAACCAGCTTCGCCTCGCTCTGCTGCTTCAgtacctggagaacctggagaagcTCATGTACAACGCGTATGAGGGCTGTGCCAACGCTCTCACTGCCCCCCCAAAG GGCATCAGGACGTTCTTCTACACTAATCGGCAGACATGCCAAGACTGGCTGACCAGGATCCGCCTTGCCCTGATGCGGGTTGGTCTCCTATCTGGACAGCCTGCTGTGACTGTCCGTCACGGTTTTGACCTGCTCACAGAGATTAAATACAGTAGCACCCAG ATACCAGAGGTGGAGGTTCCTCTGATGTTGCTGGTGGAGGCTCTGTGTGAGCTGCATTGTCCTGAGGCGATCCAAGGCCTCACAGCCTGGAGCCTGTCCACCACAGGGAGGAGTCTGGGCTGGCTGTCATCAGTCGCTCTGCAGGCTGAGGGCCG gtttgaGAAGGCCGCCCTGGAATATCAAGATCAGCTGTCAGCGGCCACGGGGATGACCTGCAGCATAAAGAACTCCAGCAACACAAGCAGTCCCAAGCACAACAACG GTGACAGTAggaagactgtgctgctgaaatCCAGCGAGTGTTCTCCTGAGGTGATCAACTTCCTGGCCAACAATGTATGTCAGTGCTACGTGGCTCTCTGTGATTGGGCCTCGGTGAAGGAGTGGCAGGCCACCATCAATTCCCTCAAACAGAACTCCACCAGTCCAGTCAACATCAACCTGAGGACAGATTTCAACTACATTCAGGCTCTGAGCCGCTTTGAGGACGGAGACTTGGCCGAGTGTGGGGCTCAGCTGGAGCTTCTGCCAGGAGAGGACTACAGTTCACTGAGCAGCAAGGACAAGCTAG ATCTGAAGCGGCTCCTGCCATCGATGAGTCCTGATCCCACTGAGCTGCACAGAGCCATCGAGGTGCAGCTCCTTCGGACTGCTGTCAGTGCCATGACCAAAGCCAGTCAACAGCAGGAGCACAAGACCTCAGCCAATCCAGA CACATTGGTTCGCTGCCTGAAACAGACTGGACGGATCTGCTTGGGTCCTCTTCGTCTGTCCACCCTCACACTGTCCGACAGCCTGCCCACTTTACCCACCCTGCAACTCCACTGCACTGCCACCCTGGAGAACTCGCTGACTGGACAGGAA GACTGTGTGATTCCTCTAAGCAGTGAAGTTCTGAACTCTTGTAAGCAGCAGGACGTGCAGCCTTTCCTCCAGGCCCTCAGATACACCATGTTCCAGAGACAACTCCTCCATCAACTCAAAG GTTACTCCTCCTCCATGGATGGTCATCTAGTCGAGCTTTGTCTGACAGCTGTTAAATTTGCCCGAAAGAAAGGCAACATCGCCCTGGCCTCCCGTCTTCTCAGCCAGTGTACTGACGGGACACGAGAAGACAATCAGCCGGATGATCTGAGCCAGGCCTTCAGGCGTCTGTCTCTGGACGGCATGCTGGCAGAGAAATGGGGAGCAGAGCTGCAGATCGAAAAAGCCAAAGTCCTCAGAACTGCAG GCCAGTCCATGGCAGCAATGGAGATGCTGAGTGGAGCTGCTCTGTCCTACTGCCACGTGGAGAAGAACGAAGGCGCTGCCTGCCGCTCACTGCTAACACTCTGTAAATGGCTGTTGGCTGACTGGAAGGACATGGCGTCTCAACTTAAACAG GTGGTGAAGAAGTCGGGAACAGTAAACTCCTCCAACGCTGTAAGCAGTATGTCAACTCTGAGCCGGAATATCTCAGCACTGCTGGAGTTTCCCCTTGAGGACCACGGCATCCCCCACATTATCTCTGAGACCTCAG TGAGTGTGGGTGTTGGGGAGCCAGACTTCGTATTGGGCCAAATCTACCAGCTCTCCACCAGCCTGGCTCCAGAGGTGGCCAAATCCTGGGCAGCCCTGGCCAGCTGGGCTTACCGCTGGGGCAGGAAGGTGGTGGATAATGCCAG CCAAGGGGAAGGATTGCCTCTGCTTCCTGTGGAGAAAAAAGAGGTAGAGGAGTTGTTACCTGAAACCACCAGTGAAGAAGACAAGGAGACCATCTTAAGCATTCTTGGACAGGCCATGTGTCGACCTACTGGCATACAG GATGAGGACATGGCTCTGCAGCAggaggacgatgaagatgaCATGGTGGACATAATTGCGCGGCAGCTCACTGCTTCGTGTCCCTGGCTCGTGGATGCGGGTCAGCCTGTCACAGATGGTCTGATTCGAGTTTGGAGACAGGTGGTGGACCGTATCTTTGGACTCTACCAGGTCTCCTGCCAAGCATATTTCACCTTCCTCAAGTTGAATGCAGGACAG GTTCCCATAGATGAGGATGACCCAAAGCTCCTGCTGTCCTGTCACAACAGCAAACAGAGCAATGATGATGTGATTGTCATGGCAACGCTACGTCTCCTGCGCCTGCTGGTTAAACATGCCGGTGAACTGAGGGAAGGACTTGAGTTGGGCCTGGCCTCGACCCCTACTGCACCCTGGAGAG GAATCATTCCCCAGCTCTTTTCCCGTCTCAACCATCCAGAGGCTTATATCAGGCAGAGTATCTGCAGCCTGCTGTGTCGAGTGGCCCAGGATTCCCCTCATCTGATCCTCTACCCAGCCATTGTGGGCTCACTTTCTCTTGGAGGAGAGGCTCAGAGTGCAG GGAGTAAACTGCCCTCAGCTCTGCCCACCTTTCTGGGCAGTAtgcagggagaggaagaggaggaggaggaggaggaggaggaggaggagcagtctGAAGGAGTTGGCCAAGAAGGAGCTCCAGAAGACCTGAGCACCTACTGCTCCAATCAAGACCAAGCGATGATGCAGCACTGCTATAGCCAGATTGTGGAGAAGCTGTCCTTAGCCAGCCCTACCATGGTGCTTCAG GTCCAGCAGCTGGTGGCCGAGCTGCGGAGAGTGACGTTACTGTGGGACGAACTGTGGCTTGGtgtgctacagcagcagcacatgcacGTGCTGCGCAGGATCCAGCAACTGGAGGATGAGGTCAAAAGagtgcagaacaacaacacactgcGCAG GGATGAAAAGATTGCCATCATGCGTGAGAAGCACTCCGCTCTGATGCGTCCGGTGGTTTTTGCCCTGGATCATGTCTGCAGCATCACTGCAGCTCCAGCAGAGACGCCACATGAGACATGGTTCCAGCAGACGTATGGTGATGCCATCACCTCTGCCCTGGAGCGCCTGAGAAACCCTGCCAACCCCGCCAACCCCGCCAGCAGCTGGCTTCCTTtcaaacag ATCATGATGAGTCTACAGCAGAGAGCTCAGAAGCGAGCCAGTTACCTGCTTCATCTCAGTGAGATCAGCCCTCGTCTGTCATCGATGAACACAACAGAGATCGCCCTGCCAGGAGAGGTGTCTGCGTCAGACGCAGTCACCATACAGAGCGTTGGCAACACGATCACCATCCTGCCCACAAAGACCAAGCCCAAGAAGCTCTTCTTCCAGGGATCAGATGGACACAAGTACCCTTACCTATTTAAAG GTCTGGAGGATTTGCATTTGGATGAGCGCATCATGCAGTTCCTGTCCATTGTCAACACCATGTTCACTAAGATCAACCAGCAGGAGCAGCCACACTTCCATGCCCGCCACTACTCTGTCACCCCCCTTGGTACCCGATCTGGTCTGATCCAGTGGGTGGATGGAGCGACGCCACTGTTTGGCCTCTACAAGCGCTGGCAGCAGAGAGAGGCTGTGCTGCAAGCCCAGAAG GCCCAAGACTCTGTCCAGCAACAGCCGGTTCCTCCAGTACCCCGTCCTAGTGAGCTCTACTACAGCCGCATTGGTCCAGCACTAAAGGCCGTGGGGCTCAGTCTTGATGTGACGCGGCGAGACTGGCCTCTCAGTGTGATGAAGGAAGTGCTGAAAGAGCTGATGGATTCTACTCCCTCCAACTTACTGGCCAAAGAGTTGTGGTGTTCCTGCACAACGCCCAGTGAGTGGTGGAGAGTCACTCAG TCGTATGCCAGATCCACAGCTGTCATGTCAATGGTAGGATACATCATTGGCCTCGGGGACCGTCACCTTGACAATGTGTTGATTGACATGTCCACTGGAGAGGTGGTGCACATCGACTACAATGTATGCTTTGAAAAAG GCAAGAGCCTGCGGGTGCCAGAGAAGGTTCCATTCAGGATGACCCACAACATTGAGACTGCACTGGGAGTCACTGGGGTGGAGGGCATCTTCAGACTGTCCTGTGAACAG GTGGTTCAAATGATGCGCCGGGGCAGAGAGACACTTCTGACCCTGCTGGAAGCCTTTGTCTATGACCCCCTGGTGGACTGGACTGCTGGGGGTGAGGTGGGCTTTGCTGGTGCAGtttatggaggaggaggaggacagcagGCCGACAGCAAGCAGAGCAAGAGGGACATGGAGCGAGACATCACacgctctctcttctcctccagaGTGGCTGAGATTAAG GTGAACTGGTTTAAGAACCGGGATGAAATGCTGGCAGTGCTGCCACAGGTGGAAGAAGCTGTGGAGGAGTACCTGGTCCTGCAGGAGCTGCTTTTCCAGGGCGAGAAACTGCAAGGCAAACTACAGGAGGAGATAGCCTTCCTGGAGGGAGCAGAGAACCATCCTGACCATCTCATCCTCACGCTGGAGCAAAG aTATTCTGAACACACTCAGCTGCAGTCACGGCAGCGGACTGTGCAGGATGCCATTCAGAGCAAATTGGCTGACCTGGACCAGTGGATCTCACAGTACCAGGCAGCATTTACCAACCTGGAGGCCACTCAGCTCGCTAGCCTGCTGCAGGACATCAGCAGCCCAATAGATCTCG GTCCTCCGAGCTATGTGCCGGCTACGGCCTTCCTGCAGAACGCAGGTCAGGCCCACCTGATCAGCCAGTGTGAGAGCCTGGAGGCGGAGCTGAGCTCCCTGCTGCAGCAGCGCCGTGGGGCCCTGCACGGTTGTTTAGAACAGCTGCACAGTTATGCTACAGTGGCTCTGCTGTACCCACGGGCGATGCTGCTGCACCATCGCGTCCACCAGTGGAAGACGTGGTTGGAGGAGCTGCTGAGAGACATGACCGTGGAGCACTGCCAACACGTATACAGACA GTATGAGTCGCTGTTTGCCCCCCAGCTTCCTGCTGCTTCCTGCCAGTTCTTGTCCAGCATGGAGCTGACTCTGCAGCACCATGTTGCCGACACCAACGAGTGCGTGGTTCACCAAGCAGATCGACTGAAGGCCGAGGGTACGACTGCAGCAGACTGTGAGGAGCAGCTCCAGGAGATAGAACACTGCATCACAGTCTTCCTGCGGGAGAATGGAGAGCAGGGCTCCCTGAGCCTGGCTGGAGTCCTCACCTCTGCCCTGTCCACACTCTGCAG GCGAAACCTAGTGATGGAGGGCGCGGCAGCCAGCGCCGGACAGAAGCTGGTGGACCTGACATCTCGGGATGGGGCGTGGTTTTTGGAGGAACTTTGCAGTATGATTGGAAATGTCAGCGCCTTGACAACACTGCTCCAACGGTGCCCACTTCTGCCACATGACTTGGATCTGCCTGCACCTTCAGCTACAGCACAGGCCATGTACCTGGCCAATGCTGTGTACACCTGCTTACAG GAACTGAACACCAACTTCCGTCAGATCATCTTCCCCGAGGCTTTACACTGTATGATCAAAGGAGAGCCCACTCTGGAATCCATGTTAGCAGAACTGGAGCAGCTGGTGGAGCAGTGCTCTGATGGTCTTGGCTTTCAGGGCCTGGTCGACGGTCTGCAGGCCACCACAGGCGTGGAGCATGATGGCCACAACCCCTGTTACCACATCTCCAG GATGCTGCGTGCTCAGTACTCTGAGCTGATCCAGCCTCGCAGCGTAGATGGACCAGGCCAGGAGACACCAAAGATGTCTGCAGGTCAAATGTTGCTGGTAGCCTTTGATGGCATGTTCAGCCAACTAGAGACGGCCTTTGGACAACTCACAGAGAAG cTGAGTTCTCTGGAGGTGCCGCCAGCCTGGAGGAAGGTTGACGTTCTGAGGGAGGCTCGGGGCTCGCAGCTCCATTTGTTCGACAGCCAACACCAGTGGCAGCTGATGAAAGAAGTATTCTTCCTCAAGAGACTGCAAACCATCCAGGATTTCTTCAGGCTCTGTTCCTCCTTTGCTCAGACTCTGTCCG GTACTTGTCCCTCGGCTGACGACGTGCTGCCTGCGAATGGGCCAGTTGGTCTTGGAAAGCCTCTGTACCAACGGCCCAGCTCCACAGGGTCAGGGGGGTCAGGGGTGGCCGTGGTGAGTGAGGAGCAGATGACTCACCCCATCAAGGCCTTCACAGCAGAGTTCTTTCAGCAGATGCTCATGGGTCTGCCCAGCCAAGCCCTGGGTTTGGTCATCTGTAGCACGGTGTCTGCTCTCGGCCTTGACGTCATCACCCAGGTGGAGGCTAAAGACTTTGGTGCAGACAGTAAG GTGTCCCTGGACGAGCTCTGTAAGAAGTCAGTAGAGCAGAGCCTGTCGTCAGGCCGAGtctctcagctgctgctcaACAGAGCCACGGTGCTGGCCTCCTCCTACGACACAGCCTGGAAGAAACTGGACCTGCTGAGGAGACTGGACGCCATCCTGGATACTGCTAAGGCCAGTTCACAGAGGAGCCAGCTGCACATGGCCATGTTCCAG TGGCAGCACGAGGATGTTCTGAGTCCCAATAATCAGCCCGTCAGTGTGAGCATCCCTCCTCGCTCCATCATCCTCAGCAATATGAAGAAGAAGCTGTACAAGCTGAGTCAGGACGAGGGAGCAATTGTTTCCATACAG GAGAAGCTAGCATCTCTGGAGGCTAGCATCGAGCAGCGTCTGAAGTGGGCTGGAGGAGCTAACCCAGCGCTGGCCCCAGTTCTGCAGGACTTTGAGATGACCATCAGGGAGAAACGTAATATGGTGGCAAGAGAGAATCAGCGTACCAGCCAG GTCACCTTCTTGTGTTCCACCATCCTGAACTTTGAAGGTCTTCGGACTCGATCTCCCGAGGCCCTCAACATGGACGCAGCTCTGTTTGAGCTGCTGAAGCGCTGCCAGCAAACCTGCTCTTATGCTGCTCAGTTTAGCAGCGCAGTTTCTCCACTGGAGCTGCAACTACTGCACAGGCTG ACCCCATTGTTGGACCTGCCCATCGGCAGTCCTGATTGGCTGAGCTGTGCCCAGAGGCAGCTGGTGGAGGAGCTGAGCGTTGAGCGGAGGACTCAGGAGGAGcgagagcagcagctggagtcCTGTGGAGAGACACTGCAGCTCCTGGTTGACTCCATTAAAACCATTCTCTCCAACCACAACCGGCAGCTGGCCGATGTCAAACACCTTTTGAGAGCCATGGCTAAG GATGAGGAGGCAGCGCTGTCGGATGGTGAAGAGGTGGTTTATGAGGGCAGCGTGCGTCAGTTCCTCCTGGAGTATAAAGCGTGGCAGGACAACATTCAGCTGGTCTTATTCACTGTGGTCCAGGCCAGCGGGCAGCCTCGCAACCACGAGCAGCTGGAACTACTGGAGGAGATTCCTGTGACTCTGAAGGAGCTGCACTCCCAGAGCCAGAG TGTGTATAATGGCCTGGTGGGCTTTGCCTCTCCACTGGTGACGGACCGAGAAATTGAATGTGCCAGTCCAGTTTCTGCAGCACAGACCAGTTTTGCAGCAG CTGTGAGGTGCAGCGGGGTGAAGACCCAGCCTGAGTCCATGTCCCAGAATGCACGCAAGGCTCTGCCGCGTAACCTTGGAACGCCCACTGACACCCCGCCCAGCACCCTGCTGATGAACAGCAAAGGCCTCAACCCCAGCCCCAAGAGAGCCGTACGAGACCCCAAAACTGGACGAG ctGTTCAGGAGAGGAACTCGTATGCCGTCAGTGTGTGGAAGAGAGTGAAGGCCAAGCTGGAAGGAAGAGACATTGATCCCAACAGGAGGATGAGTGTCACAGAGCAG